From the Bacillota bacterium genome, one window contains:
- a CDS encoding cytidine/deoxycytidylate deaminase family protein, with protein MPVTGYLVLLEFRSDLRLSERPDWDRYFMQIASVVATRSTCLRRQVGALLVLNKRILTTGYNGTPSGLKHCEEVGCLREKLNIPSGERHELCRGLHAEQNAIIQAAIHGVAIENSVLYCTHYPCAVCAKMLVNAGVKNLILSSNYPDSLAKEIFAEAGISVSFIV; from the coding sequence ATGCCGGTGACAGGTTATTTGGTACTGCTTGAGTTTAGGAGTGATTTAAGGTTGAGTGAACGACCTGATTGGGATAGATATTTTATGCAAATTGCATCGGTTGTTGCAACCCGTTCTACCTGCCTGAGGAGACAAGTAGGGGCGTTGTTAGTGCTTAATAAAAGGATCCTTACAACGGGATACAATGGAACTCCCAGCGGCTTGAAGCATTGTGAGGAGGTAGGTTGTCTCCGGGAGAAGCTGAATATTCCATCAGGAGAAAGACACGAGTTATGCAGGGGTCTTCATGCGGAACAGAATGCAATTATACAGGCAGCGATCCATGGAGTCGCTATAGAAAACTCTGTACTTTACTGTACCCATTATCCCTGTGCTGTTTGTGCCAAAATGCTGGTAAATGCAGGAGTTAAAAATCTTATACTATCAAGCAATTATCCAGATTCCCTGGCGAAAGAGATTTTTGCCGAGGCTGGTATAAGTGTTTCTTTTATAGTATAA